A single Fusobacterium hominis DNA region contains:
- the rpiB gene encoding ribose 5-phosphate isomerase B: MIIALGADHGGFELKEKIKKHLLEKNIEVLDLGTNSTESVDYPKFGHAVGHAIADKKADFGIVVCGTGIGISIAANKVPGVRAALCLNTTMARLTREHNNANILAMGGRIVGDVLALEMVDTFLATEFQGGRHERRVNTIEEI, from the coding sequence ATGATAATAGCTTTAGGTGCTGATCATGGTGGATTTGAATTAAAAGAAAAAATAAAAAAACACCTTTTGGAAAAAAATATTGAGGTTTTAGATTTAGGAACTAATTCTACTGAATCTGTTGACTACCCTAAATTTGGACATGCTGTAGGACATGCTATAGCTGATAAAAAAGCAGATTTTGGTATAGTTGTATGTGGTACTGGAATTGGAATCTCTATTGCTGCTAATAAAGTTCCTGGAGTAAGAGCAGCTTTATGCTTAAATACAACTATGGCAAGACTTACTAGAGAACATAATAATGCAAATATACTTGCAATGGGTGGAAGAATAGTTGGAGATGTACTTGCTCTTGAAATGGTTGATACATTCTTAGCAACAGAATTTCAAGGTGGAAGACATGAAAGAAGAGTTAACACTATAGAAGAAATTTAG
- a CDS encoding cold-shock protein, which yields MLKGTVKWFNKDKGFGFISGEDGNDYFVHYSNINAKGFRSLEEGQAVSFDVTEGAKGPVASNVTVA from the coding sequence ATGCTAAAAGGAACAGTAAAATGGTTTAACAAGGACAAAGGGTTTGGATTTATATCTGGTGAAGATGGAAACGATTATTTCGTACACTACTCAAACATCAACGCAAAAGGATTCAGATCTTTAGAAGAAGGACAAGCAGTATCATTTGACGTGACTGAAGGAGCTAAAGGACCAGTTGCTTCTAACGTAACTGTAGCGTAG
- a CDS encoding CbiQ family ECF transporter T component — translation MLKSSLFILLGINIFSDNILLVFITTLILIFLNLKYKIDIKKNMAKIKFLFFLYFMTCLLQIFYTQEGRVIFKIYKFYITREGLGNFILNFLRIYNLMLLSWIVTTKKLLNGKFNKYQNVIENVIDLVPQALVMIKKRMKIKWFFRYILKQIRVKN, via the coding sequence TTGTTAAAAAGTAGTTTATTTATACTACTTGGGATAAATATTTTTTCCGATAATATACTACTTGTATTTATCACAACTTTGATTTTAATTTTTTTAAACCTAAAGTATAAAATAGATATAAAGAAAAATATGGCAAAAATTAAATTTTTATTTTTTCTATATTTTATGACTTGTTTATTACAAATATTTTATACACAGGAAGGAAGAGTAATATTTAAAATATATAAATTTTATATTACTCGTGAAGGGTTAGGAAACTTTATATTAAATTTTTTAAGAATATATAATTTAATGTTACTTTCGTGGATAGTTACTACTAAAAAACTATTGAATGGAAAATTTAATAAATACCAAAATGTTATAGAAAATGTAATAGATTTAGTGCCGCAAGCATTGGTAATGATAAAAAAGAGAATGAAAATAAAATGGTTTTTTAGGTATATTTTAAAGCAGATAAGAGTAAAAAACTAA
- a CDS encoding aminotransferase class I/II-fold pyridoxal phosphate-dependent enzyme, producing MSKLDQNKTPLFSVLKDEYAGRNMLPFHVPGHKRGKGVDKEFHEFMGNGPFSIDVTIFKMVDGLHQPKGCIKEAQELAADAYGVKRSFFAVNGTSGAIQAMIMTVIKAGEKILVPRNVHKSVSAGIILSGAQPIYMNPEVDEELGIAHGVRPQTVENMLKQDPDIKAVLIINPTYYGVATDIKKIADIVHSYDIPLIVDEAHGPHLHFHEDLPLSAVDAGADICTQSTHKIIGAMTQMSLLHVNSDRIDANRVKQILSLLHTTSPSYPLMASLDCARRQIATQGKELLDRTIKLAKRFRAEVNRIPGMSCFGEEIVGREGVYAFDPTKITITAKELGLTGAELEDILTDQYNIQMELSDFYNVLGLITIGDTDESVDKLIAALKDISARFYHQGKKLTREFLRLPATPEQVLIPREAFYSEKNRVLFQESEGKISGEMIMAYPPGIPVITPGERITKEIIDYINDLKEANLHVQGMEDPELKYINVIEEEDAIYLYTEKMKSKMFGVPMNLGANKAGIEFGIDTLCDAYPDTFDEMEIIDVEKQKENFNEWNLKYKNTILNTCEKLASSVNEAVRDGYRPIIIGGDHSIALGSISGVSLEKEIGVVWIDAHGDMNTDESTITGNIHGMPLALLQGAGDRDLVNCFYQGAKIDSKNVVIIGARDLDLKEREIIDQLGVKVIYHDEVLQKGLDRILEEIHSYLKVDNLHISFDVDSVNPEFAPGVSTPVRNGFTTDEVFDMFKFFFKNYFVTSVDIVEFNPVNDKNNKTLDFVNELTEYVVNPD from the coding sequence ATGTCAAAGCTAGACCAAAATAAAACTCCATTATTTTCTGTTCTAAAAGATGAATATGCTGGAAGAAATATGCTTCCATTTCATGTGCCAGGACATAAAAGAGGAAAAGGAGTAGATAAAGAATTTCATGAATTTATGGGGAATGGACCTTTTTCCATTGATGTTACAATATTTAAAATGGTAGATGGTTTACATCAACCAAAAGGTTGCATAAAAGAGGCACAGGAATTAGCTGCTGACGCTTACGGAGTAAAGAGAAGTTTCTTTGCAGTAAACGGAACATCAGGGGCAATTCAAGCTATGATTATGACTGTAATTAAAGCTGGAGAAAAAATTCTTGTACCAAGAAATGTTCACAAATCGGTTTCAGCTGGGATAATACTGAGCGGAGCTCAACCAATATATATGAATCCAGAAGTAGATGAGGAATTGGGAATAGCCCATGGTGTGAGACCTCAAACGGTAGAAAATATGTTGAAACAAGACCCAGATATAAAAGCTGTACTAATAATAAATCCAACTTATTACGGAGTTGCTACAGATATAAAGAAAATAGCAGATATTGTACACAGTTATGATATTCCATTAATTGTAGATGAAGCTCATGGACCACATCTTCATTTCCATGAAGATCTTCCATTATCAGCAGTAGATGCAGGAGCAGATATTTGTACTCAAAGTACACATAAAATAATAGGAGCAATGACTCAAATGTCTCTTTTACACGTAAATTCGGATAGAATAGATGCAAATAGAGTAAAACAAATATTGAGTCTGCTTCATACGACATCTCCTTCATATCCTTTAATGGCTTCATTAGATTGTGCAAGAAGACAAATAGCAACACAAGGAAAAGAATTACTAGATAGAACAATAAAGTTAGCTAAACGTTTTAGAGCTGAAGTAAATAGAATTCCTGGAATGTCATGTTTTGGAGAAGAAATAGTAGGAAGAGAAGGAGTATACGCTTTTGATCCCACTAAAATAACTATTACTGCAAAAGAACTTGGACTTACAGGAGCAGAACTTGAAGATATTTTAACTGATCAATATAATATTCAAATGGAGCTTTCTGATTTTTATAACGTATTAGGACTTATAACTATTGGAGATACAGATGAAAGTGTAGATAAGTTAATTGCTGCTTTAAAAGATATAAGTGCAAGATTTTATCATCAAGGTAAAAAATTAACAAGAGAATTTTTAAGATTACCAGCAACTCCAGAACAAGTTCTAATCCCAAGAGAGGCATTCTATAGTGAAAAGAACAGAGTTCTATTCCAAGAAAGTGAAGGTAAAATTTCTGGAGAAATGATTATGGCTTATCCACCTGGAATTCCAGTAATTACTCCTGGTGAAAGAATTACAAAAGAAATAATCGATTATATAAATGATTTGAAGGAAGCTAATCTTCATGTACAAGGAATGGAAGATCCAGAATTAAAATACATAAACGTAATTGAAGAAGAAGATGCAATTTACTTATATACAGAAAAAATGAAGAGTAAAATGTTTGGAGTACCTATGAATTTAGGTGCTAATAAAGCTGGTATTGAATTTGGTATTGATACATTATGTGATGCATATCCTGATACATTTGATGAAATGGAAATTATAGATGTAGAAAAACAAAAAGAAAACTTCAATGAATGGAATTTAAAATATAAAAATACTATTTTAAATACTTGTGAAAAACTTGCAAGTTCTGTAAATGAAGCAGTTAGAGATGGATATAGACCTATAATAATAGGTGGAGACCATTCTATAGCTTTAGGAAGTATTTCTGGAGTATCACTAGAAAAGGAAATCGGTGTTGTATGGATAGATGCTCATGGAGATATGAACACAGATGAATCAACAATAACAGGAAATATTCATGGTATGCCACTTGCTTTATTACAAGGAGCAGGAGATAGAGATTTAGTAAACTGTTTCTATCAAGGTGCTAAAATAGATAGTAAAAATGTTGTTATAATTGGTGCTAGAGATCTTGATTTAAAAGAAAGAGAGATTATAGATCAATTAGGTGTAAAGGTAATATATCATGATGAAGTATTACAAAAAGGACTAGATAGAATACTAGAAGAAATTCACAGTTATCTAAAAGTTGATAACTTACATATAAGTTTTGACGTAGATTCAGTAAATCCAGAATTTGCACCAGGAGTAAGTACTCCAGTAAGAAATGGATTTACAACTGATGAAGTATTTGATATGTTTAAGTTCTTCTTTAAAAACTATTTTGTAACTTCAGTTGATATCGTTGAATTTAATCCAGTAAATGATAAAAATAATAAAACATTAGATTTTGTAAATGAACTTACAGAATATGTGGTAAATCCAGATTAA
- the lpxD gene encoding UDP-3-O-(3-hydroxymyristoyl)glucosamine N-acyltransferase, translating into MQYKISDLITLLGCEVKGDLSLEYISGLAPFFQAKEDNLTFASDEKFLKNLNDTKAKVIIIPDIKVFPNIGKMFLVVRENPRTLMPKLLSFFKRKVKPFEKMIEDSSKIGENVSIGPNVYIGHDTIIEDNVIIYPNVTIGEGVKIGEGSIIYSNVTVREFCEIGRNCVIQPGAVIGSDGFGFVKVNGKNTKIDQIGRVIIGNNVEIGSNTTVDRGAIGDTIIEDYTKIDNLVQVAHNVILRENCLIISQVGIAGSAQVGENSTIAGQTGVAGHLKIGKNVIIGAKSGVTGDVEDNQILSGYPLVDHREDLKIRVSMKKIPELVKKVKILEKKLADK; encoded by the coding sequence ATGCAGTATAAAATAAGTGATTTAATTACTCTCCTAGGCTGTGAAGTAAAGGGAGATTTAAGTCTGGAATACATTTCCGGGCTTGCTCCCTTTTTTCAAGCTAAGGAGGACAATTTAACATTTGCATCAGATGAAAAATTTTTAAAAAATCTTAATGATACAAAAGCAAAGGTAATTATAATTCCAGATATAAAGGTGTTTCCAAATATTGGAAAAATGTTTTTAGTAGTTAGAGAAAATCCAAGAACATTAATGCCAAAACTATTAAGTTTTTTTAAAAGAAAAGTAAAACCTTTTGAAAAAATGATAGAAGATTCAAGTAAAATTGGAGAAAATGTAAGTATAGGACCAAATGTATATATAGGACATGATACTATAATAGAAGATAATGTTATAATTTATCCAAATGTAACTATAGGTGAAGGGGTAAAAATAGGTGAAGGATCTATTATTTATTCAAATGTTACTGTAAGAGAATTTTGTGAAATTGGTAGAAATTGTGTAATTCAACCAGGAGCTGTGATAGGATCAGATGGATTTGGTTTTGTTAAAGTAAATGGAAAAAATACAAAGATAGATCAAATAGGAAGAGTAATTATAGGAAATAATGTTGAAATAGGTTCTAATACTACAGTTGATAGGGGAGCCATTGGTGACACTATTATAGAAGATTACACTAAAATTGATAATTTAGTTCAAGTAGCACATAATGTTATTTTAAGAGAAAATTGTTTAATTATTTCACAAGTTGGAATAGCTGGAAGTGCTCAAGTTGGAGAAAATTCCACTATAGCAGGGCAAACAGGTGTAGCAGGGCATTTAAAAATTGGAAAAAATGTTATAATAGGGGCTAAATCTGGTGTAACTGGTGATGTAGAGGACAATCAAATCTTATCTGGATATCCATTAGTGGATCATAGAGAAGATTTAAAAATTAGAGTTTCAATGAAAAAAATTCCTGAGCTAGTAAAAAAAGTTAAAATTTTAGAGAAGAAACTAGCAGATAAATAA
- a CDS encoding TIGR03936 family radical SAM-associated protein, which produces MKKRVYFDKCGEMKFISHLDLLRFFERLLAKSDIPVKYSEGFHPRPKMSFGNPISLGTEAYNEVMDFETDEEISNDEVLRRLNENAVLGFKVHKVEEVPRKSSIMEEFKDVIYEISGETQDMDKVEELLNRDEIIQLKEKRGKVTKRDLKARLKSFQRTGNTISLVIENMSPNSYLEIAEVEIQNVVIKRLGYNK; this is translated from the coding sequence ATGAAAAAAAGAGTTTATTTTGATAAATGTGGCGAAATGAAATTTATTTCACATTTGGACTTATTGAGATTTTTCGAAAGATTACTTGCAAAATCGGACATTCCTGTAAAATATAGTGAAGGTTTTCATCCAAGACCTAAAATGTCCTTTGGTAATCCAATCTCCTTAGGAACAGAAGCATATAATGAAGTTATGGATTTTGAAACTGATGAAGAAATTTCAAATGATGAAGTTTTAAGAAGATTAAATGAAAATGCAGTTTTAGGATTTAAAGTTCATAAAGTTGAAGAAGTACCAAGAAAATCTTCTATTATGGAAGAATTTAAAGATGTAATATATGAAATATCTGGTGAGACACAAGATATGGATAAAGTAGAAGAACTTTTAAATAGAGATGAAATAATACAGTTAAAAGAAAAAAGAGGAAAAGTTACTAAAAGAGATCTTAAAGCACGTCTTAAAAGTTTTCAAAGAACTGGAAATACTATATCTCTAGTAATTGAAAATATGTCTCCAAATTCCTATTTAGAAATTGCGGAAGTTGAGATACAAAATGTAGTAATAAAAAGATTAGGTTACAATAAATAA
- a CDS encoding N-acetylmuramoyl-L-alanine amidase gives MKSYAILILLINFLFISCTSVNYKIDNKTFRSTGKNARVKFIVLHYTATNDEIGIRTLTTERVSSHYLITSQDKDPIYNLVDDEDRAWHAGISEFKDRNNINDTSIGIEITNRGVSDYKKVSNKYGFYIPYENYIPYSEGQIEKIAFLVKQLIEKYDIEPTNVIGHSDIAPLRKIDPGAKFPWERLYKEYGIGAWYDEKDKLFYTNEELYKKAPISAIKAEFRKYGYNMNESDEWDEPSRRIIYNFQAHFNPKGLSGNMDLETYAIIKALNKKYR, from the coding sequence ATGAAAAGCTACGCAATATTGATACTTCTAATAAATTTTTTGTTTATTTCATGTACTTCTGTAAACTATAAGATAGATAATAAAACTTTTAGATCAACGGGAAAGAATGCAAGAGTTAAATTTATAGTATTACATTATACGGCAACTAATGATGAAATAGGAATACGAACTCTAACTACAGAGAGAGTGAGCTCACATTATTTAATAACAAGTCAGGATAAAGATCCTATCTATAATCTTGTAGATGATGAAGATAGAGCTTGGCATGCTGGAATAAGTGAGTTTAAAGATAGAAATAATATCAATGATACTTCTATAGGAATTGAAATCACTAATAGAGGTGTTAGTGATTATAAAAAGGTATCAAATAAATATGGATTTTATATTCCTTACGAAAATTATATTCCCTATTCTGAAGGTCAAATAGAAAAGATAGCATTTTTAGTAAAACAATTGATAGAAAAATATGATATTGAGCCTACAAATGTTATAGGACACTCAGATATAGCACCTCTTAGAAAAATTGATCCAGGAGCAAAGTTTCCATGGGAAAGATTATATAAGGAGTATGGTATAGGTGCTTGGTATGATGAAAAAGATAAGTTATTTTATACAAATGAAGAACTTTATAAAAAAGCTCCAATATCAGCTATAAAAGCAGAATTTAGAAAATATGGATATAATATGAATGAAAGCGATGAATGGGACGAACCAAGTAGACGTATTATTTATAATTTTCAAGCTCATTTTAATCCTAAAGGATTGAGTGGAAATATGGACTTAGAGACCTATGCTATCATAAAAGCTCTGAACAAAAAGTATAGATAA
- a CDS encoding histidine triad nucleotide-binding protein, translating into MSTIFKKIIDKEIPASIVYEDDKVMAFKDINPLAPVHILVIPKKEIATINDIKEEDKELIGHIFLVIGKIVKDLGIDKEGYRVVANCNEFGGQEVFHLHYHILGGKKLGTTLS; encoded by the coding sequence ATGTCTACTATATTTAAAAAAATTATTGACAAAGAAATTCCAGCGTCAATAGTCTATGAAGATGATAAAGTAATGGCATTTAAGGATATTAATCCTCTTGCTCCTGTCCATATATTAGTTATTCCTAAAAAAGAAATTGCTACTATTAATGATATAAAAGAAGAAGATAAAGAATTAATTGGACATATTTTCTTAGTTATAGGTAAAATAGTAAAAGATTTGGGAATTGACAAAGAAGGATACAGAGTTGTTGCTAATTGCAATGAATTTGGTGGACAAGAAGTATTCCACTTACATTATCACATTTTAGGTGGAAAAAAACTAGGTACTACATTATCTTAG
- the serS gene encoding serine--tRNA ligase has translation MLDLKFIRENREKVQEMLKNRNNDLNLDEFFQLDDQRREILGEVELLKQRRNTASSEIAKLKKEKKDASTLIEEMGKVSSDIKELDTKLAEIEEKLTYIQMTIPNMYQDGTPVGKDEDSNVEIRRWGTPRKFDFEPRAHWDIGEDLGILDFERGAKLGGSRFVLYRGMGARVERALINFMLDMHTLEHGYTEHITPFIVKREICEGTGQLPKFEEDMYRTTDDMFLISTSEITMTNIHRKEILDEKELPKYYTAYSPCFRREAGSYGKDVKGIIRLHQFNKVEMVKITNQESSYEELEKMVSNAEDVLKRLEIPYRVIQLCTGDLGFGAAKTYDIEVWIPSQNKYREISSCSNCEAFQARRMGLKYRPNGSSKSEFCHTLNGSGLAVGRTLVAVMENYQQEDGSFLIPKALVPYMGGIEVVKK, from the coding sequence ATGTTAGATTTAAAATTCATACGTGAAAACAGAGAGAAAGTTCAAGAGATGCTAAAAAACAGAAATAATGATCTTAACTTGGATGAATTCTTTCAATTAGATGATCAAAGAAGAGAAATTTTAGGAGAGGTAGAACTTCTTAAACAAAGAAGAAATACAGCTTCCTCTGAAATTGCAAAATTGAAAAAAGAAAAAAAAGATGCAAGTACTCTTATTGAAGAAATGGGTAAAGTGTCTTCAGATATAAAAGAATTAGATACAAAATTAGCTGAAATTGAAGAAAAATTAACTTATATTCAAATGACAATTCCAAATATGTATCAAGATGGTACTCCAGTTGGAAAAGATGAGGATTCAAATGTTGAAATAAGAAGATGGGGAACACCTAGAAAATTTGATTTTGAACCTAGAGCTCATTGGGATATAGGAGAAGACTTAGGAATATTAGATTTTGAAAGAGGAGCAAAACTTGGTGGATCAAGATTTGTTTTATATAGAGGAATGGGAGCAAGAGTAGAAAGAGCATTAATAAACTTCATGCTAGATATGCACACTCTTGAACATGGTTATACAGAACATATAACTCCATTTATTGTAAAAAGAGAAATTTGTGAAGGAACAGGACAACTTCCTAAATTTGAAGAAGATATGTATAGAACAACTGATGACATGTTCTTAATTTCAACTTCTGAAATTACTATGACAAATATTCATAGAAAAGAAATATTAGATGAAAAAGAATTACCTAAATATTATACAGCTTATTCTCCTTGTTTTAGAAGAGAAGCTGGATCATATGGGAAAGATGTAAAGGGAATCATAAGACTACATCAATTTAATAAAGTAGAAATGGTAAAAATAACAAACCAAGAAAGTTCATATGAAGAACTTGAAAAAATGGTAAGTAATGCTGAAGATGTTTTAAAAAGACTTGAAATACCATATAGAGTAATTCAATTATGTACTGGAGATTTAGGATTTGGAGCTGCTAAAACTTATGATATAGAAGTTTGGATTCCTTCTCAAAATAAATATAGAGAAATTTCATCTTGTTCTAACTGTGAAGCATTCCAAGCTAGAAGAATGGGTCTTAAATATAGACCAAATGGAAGCTCAAAAAGTGAATTTTGTCATACATTAAATGGATCAGGATTAGCAGTAGGAAGAACACTAGTAGCAGTTATGGAAAATTATCAACAAGAAGATGGATCATTCCTTATTCCAAAAGCACTTGTGCCATACATGGGAGGAATAGAAGTTGTTAAAAAGTAG
- a CDS encoding DJ-1/PfpI family protein, whose translation MKKILLLISQGTELFEIAPFTDVFGWNNIINNDKILLKTCSFHSKIDSVWNLQIIPEIDLSKESINISDFDALVIPGGFGYKGFFTDMKLQEFNNIILHFIKNNKIITGICTGVLTIGEAKGLIGRKATTYLYDNERYFKQLTYYGAIPIKKPIVVDNNLITVSGPKNAIDAAFMLLKILTSEENVQRVKYNMCF comes from the coding sequence ATGAAAAAAATACTTTTGTTGATCTCACAAGGTACTGAACTGTTTGAAATCGCTCCATTTACTGATGTATTTGGCTGGAATAACATTATTAATAATGATAAAATTTTGCTAAAAACCTGTTCTTTCCATAGCAAAATAGACAGTGTATGGAATTTGCAAATAATTCCTGAAATCGACCTTTCAAAAGAAAGTATCAATATTTCAGACTTTGATGCATTAGTTATCCCTGGTGGATTTGGCTATAAAGGATTTTTTACAGATATGAAACTTCAAGAGTTCAATAATATTATACTACATTTTATCAAAAATAACAAAATTATAACTGGCATATGCACTGGAGTCCTTACAATAGGTGAAGCTAAAGGACTTATAGGAAGAAAAGCTACTACTTATTTATATGACAATGAACGCTATTTTAAACAACTTACATATTATGGAGCTATTCCTATAAAAAAACCTATTGTAGTCGATAATAATTTAATTACTGTTTCTGGTCCTAAAAATGCAATAGATGCTGCTTTTATGCTATTAAAAATACTAACTTCTGAAGAAAATGTTCAAAGAGTAAAATATAATATGTGTTTTTAA
- a CDS encoding FKBP-type peptidyl-prolyl cis-trans isomerase, protein MKVLKDNVITLEFKVYDNDTNELLEDTKEVGPFFYIHGEGQFVPVVEETLEGKDKGFKTTIMISPEEGYGHYDEELVQEMAREDFAEFDDIYEGMPFVADMDDDTERDYTIKSIDGDVIIVDGNHPFADRNLRFEVEITDIREATPEELEHGHVHFQGFEDDCDCCND, encoded by the coding sequence ATGAAAGTTTTAAAAGATAATGTTATTACTCTTGAATTTAAAGTATACGATAATGATACTAATGAACTTTTAGAAGATACAAAAGAAGTTGGACCTTTTTTCTATATCCATGGAGAAGGACAATTTGTTCCAGTAGTTGAAGAAACACTTGAAGGAAAAGATAAAGGATTTAAAACTACTATAATGATCTCTCCAGAAGAAGGATACGGTCATTATGATGAAGAGTTAGTTCAAGAAATGGCAAGAGAAGATTTTGCTGAATTTGATGATATCTATGAAGGAATGCCATTTGTAGCTGATATGGATGACGATACAGAAAGAGATTATACTATTAAATCTATTGATGGTGATGTTATAATTGTTGATGGAAATCATCCTTTTGCAGATAGAAATCTAAGATTTGAAGTAGAAATAACTGATATTAGAGAAGCTACTCCTGAGGAATTAGAACATGGACATGTTCATTTTCAGGGATTTGAAGACGATTGCGACTGTTGCAACGACTAA
- a CDS encoding class II fructose-bisphosphate aldolase has translation MGYNYRDLGLTNTKEMFAKANKEGYAVPAFNFNNMEMAMAIVEACAEMGSPVILQCSKGALKYMGADVAPLLAKAAVDRARNMGSDIPVALHLDHGPDLETVKTCIEAGFSSVMIDGSHYDFAKNIQVSKEVVDYAHQFDVSVEAELGVLAGIEDDVKAESHTYTNPDEVEEFVTKTGVDSLAIAIGTSHGAHKFKPGEDPKLRLDILKEIERRIPGFPIVLHGSSAVPKQYTDMIKQYGGEVKDAIGIPDSELRKAASSAVAKINVDTDGRLAFTAAIRRVLGTSPKEFDPRKYLGAAKEEMKAYYKTKIVDVFGSEGAYKKGSL, from the coding sequence ATGGGATATAATTACAGAGACTTAGGTCTTACAAACACAAAAGAAATGTTTGCAAAAGCAAATAAAGAGGGATATGCAGTACCTGCATTTAACTTCAACAACATGGAAATGGCTATGGCAATAGTTGAAGCTTGTGCTGAAATGGGTTCACCTGTTATCTTACAATGTTCAAAAGGAGCTTTAAAATATATGGGTGCAGATGTTGCTCCATTATTAGCTAAAGCAGCAGTTGACAGAGCAAGAAATATGGGTTCTGACATTCCAGTAGCTCTTCACCTAGATCATGGTCCAGACTTAGAAACTGTAAAAACTTGTATAGAAGCTGGATTTTCATCTGTAATGATTGATGGATCACACTATGATTTCGCAAAAAATATTCAAGTTTCAAAAGAAGTTGTAGATTATGCTCATCAATTTGATGTATCTGTTGAAGCTGAATTAGGAGTTCTTGCAGGAATAGAAGATGATGTTAAGGCTGAATCTCATACATATACAAATCCTGATGAAGTAGAAGAATTTGTTACAAAAACAGGAGTTGACTCTCTTGCAATTGCAATAGGAACTTCACATGGAGCTCATAAATTTAAACCTGGAGAAGATCCTAAATTAAGACTAGATATATTAAAAGAAATCGAAAGAAGAATACCAGGATTCCCAATTGTTTTACATGGTTCATCTGCTGTACCTAAACAATATACAGATATGATAAAACAATATGGTGGAGAAGTAAAAGACGCTATAGGTATTCCTGATTCTGAATTAAGAAAAGCAGCAAGCTCAGCTGTAGCTAAAATAAATGTTGATACAGATGGAAGACTTGCATTTACTGCTGCAATTAGAAGAGTATTAGGAACATCTCCAAAAGAGTTCGATCCTAGAAAATATCTTGGAGCAGCTAAAGAAGAAATGAAAGCATACTATAAAACTAAAATTGTAGATGTTTTCGGATCAGAAGGAGCTTATAAAAAAGGAAGTTTATAA
- a CDS encoding HU family DNA-binding protein — protein sequence MTKKDFTKLLFEKGIFASKAESERKFEAILDSIEEVLKAGEELNFIGWGKFEVVEKAARKGRNPKTGEEIQIEAKKAIKFKAGKTLLEKIN from the coding sequence ATGACAAAAAAAGATTTTACAAAATTGCTATTTGAAAAAGGAATATTTGCTTCTAAAGCAGAATCAGAAAGAAAATTCGAAGCAATTTTAGATAGCATTGAAGAAGTACTTAAAGCTGGTGAAGAATTAAACTTTATCGGTTGGGGAAAATTCGAAGTTGTAGAAAAAGCAGCTAGAAAAGGAAGAAACCCTAAAACTGGAGAAGAAATCCAAATCGAAGCTAAAAAAGCTATAAAATTTAAAGCTGGAAAAACTTTATTAGAAAAAATAAACTAA